The genomic region ACCCACTTATTTTAAATGATGACCTctacaattaatatttaatggggcaatttttcaatttatatgtatacaaaAAAAATGGGGCACTATATGTGTACCTCAATTCATGTGCTTTTTTCATCATACCTTGTTCACAATCCAATGCCTtctaaaattggaaaaaaaaaaaaactctctaaTTTTCACCTCGCTTTTCcattaatttccatttaaaaataagtttaaaaaactaTCATATTTATTCTAAAGAATCAAACTTCGCCATTGATGTTCATTTCAAATTAACACCAAATATCTTTGAAAATGTTCAGTtatgaaccaattttttttttggacctACTCAAATAAAGACTTGAAACATACCTTAACAGTTGCTATCCCATAAAATTCAACCTTTTCACCAGTAGGGGCATGTCCTTTAAACGGACCCTCAAAAATACCCCAATGCCTGAACTTGAAAGCAATCAAAGGAGGTCCAGAATAAACATGGATGACTTCCCATGCAAATCCACGTGGAAAAGCTGAACGAAATGCTTCATGTGACGATTCAAAGCTCTCTTCATCTGCTTTGTAATATTGAAACTCTTTTGGAAGTGAATTCTTCAATAATGCATTTTAACTCCCCATCTTTAGTGCTTCTTCTCCTTTTAATCCTTCTCTCCTTCAATCACCAATGATTCCCAAGCTTTAGTTCACTTTCACTATCACTAATCATATCAGTAATTATCAAAGATATTATGCAGTGTGTATGTATGTTAGATACAATTAACGATAACGTTGAATTTTTCATGGTTGATGGACTTGAAGTCTTGCAATCGAACCTTGTGGGAGAGTTCCATCTCCCATGTCTTTATAACATTTTGCACTGTTTCTTCAAGTGATCCTTCTTCCCATTCCTgcaaagtttttcttttaattatcatACGAACATTTGATTCAATGATTGATGCGTATTTTCTTTCTCGGATTCTTGAACATTTTTTCAAGCATCAAGAAATAGAAATCGAAGTATGTAagagatgaaaataataaaaccttGGTACGGCCTTGTTCGAAGAGCTGATTGACCACATCGTATGTCGGAGGGCCACCGTGTCGCCATTGAACACTATCTGCTTCATCATCTAGGAATGACCTGTACTTATCTCTTCCTGCTGGAACTGTGGCCATTTTCTACACTTCTTTCAGAGCTTTACAAGTTTCGATaagttgcattttctccacTTCCAAATAAAGGCGAGATACATGTGCgtcttataaattatttgagtcacTTAGTTCAAACGGCTagctatatttttttattttaatattttttatattataaaattataattataaaaagagtTTAAGTACATAAACGAATAAGTTTAATTGAGCTCGCGTAACTTGATTATGAGCTgaatttaagcttaaaattttatatttgattggGTTCAAGTCAAATACTGATCGAGCTCAAACTTACTACTAATTAGATTCAACTCAACTCAATTACATTCTTACTCTCAAAAccaaaccttaaaaattattttaaaatatcaaagaaaatatataattagagaaactatatttataagtataattcATTATCTATTTAAGTGGATATactaaaatttgtaatatttagaaATTACAATAATCCAAAGGGATAAACAAGTAATTAATAAGAGTTAGGCGGTGGAATTCATTGTAAGCCATACCAGTTGGTCGTTTGCATTAATATCATTTATGATTTTCTTGCGTACCTATGACATACATCACTGCTCATCCATGCAGAAAAACCCTATAGCcgtttgcatatatatatatataaattaattaattaatcaaattaaataataaagattccaccataaatgaaattatacaaatttaaaatttagggcGTATATTCTGTTTTATATCATATTAGCCGCCAGAGatattccaaaagaaaaaatgaaaaagaattaaataataaataggcCTTAGATTATAATGCAGCCACGTAACATATTCTAGGACGGATGTGTACAAATGTTTAAGGTTACAGCGCATAATACGGTTGGCTGTAGTaggaaacaataaaaaataataactttcTTTTGTATAATAACAGGATAAAGTTCGAACAATTAATGCGATTAGTACGATTCGAACTTAGACTACATCTGAATTTTTTGTTCTAAAAATAAGTTAtagaataattaattcatttgagTTTCTCATTTTAATTAACTCATTCGCctcatgaaaattattttaattttgattaaaagctTGTACATCAATTATTTGGAGTATTGGACCCACTCTTTAATACTATTCAAACCCTTTTTCAAGacaaactttgaaaattttggcttCAAATGGAATTCATTTATTAACAATGTcaaattaactttaaatattgttatttacgTGTTGGAATACTATTGGGTTCTATATATACagaaattatcaataaaaataagtttaatgacaaatttaattattaacgtttacatatattatcaaaatggcatttattgtatttttgagcttttttttaccatcaacctttattttttcaaattattttttaatgatttgatgaaagtattgttaaaaaagttaacaggatgatgtgaaatttcatatgtggaatattttaatgagatgtaatttattatttagataatctaataaaataattacacgtggaaaataataaaataaataaataattcatgaagTTAAAAAAGAAATGTAATTATCTAATTTAAGGTTTCAAAGTGAATGCACTGCTCGcttttttggtttgatttattaattatcttttcaaacTCACAAGAAACAAATGTATGCATTCATTTTGAAACCTCTTTAGATAGttacgtttattttctttaattaagagttttttaaaaaatttatgtatgatttttttaatttattattttccaccgttgatttttttaacaatattttcatcaaatcattaaaaatagtttgtaaAAAAACTCAAGGCTGGTGgtaaaaagactaaaaaatacaattagggcCATTTTGACAAAACTTGTAAACATTAGTGGCTAAATTCATCATTAAgccataaaaataatactatatcttttaagcggaaaaagttaattaaaaaaattaacttagcTAATAACTCCTTGGTTCAATTGATAAAGACAAATGTTTTGGATTCTGTGTATCCAAGTTCAAGACTTATCATGTGTAATTATATACGTAGGTTTCAGAGTCTCATCATGTATGGGTGTTTTAATTCAGTTAGTCACAGTTTGTTGACTTTAGTTTGGTTTACTTGGTGGTTACTCATACTTGTATTTATAATTGtacaaaacttgaaaattattaataagaaggcttaatatatatatcatctgGTACCTGAGtttgatacttttttttaatgtggtaTTTGTGGTTTTTTTGGGGGGACCAATTTGGTACctatatttgacaaaagttatatattttgatgttcAAAGATAACAATGTtaactttttagtgtttaattcaagttttaaggttgatttgataaaagttatttgctaatattattagggTTGGATTTTTCgtaattttgttaatagaataaatttagagttaattataattttttaatgttgcGTTTAATTTGCCAAATACAAGATTTAATTTTGGTCTTAGGgtttatttgatgaaaattgattgctaaattattagttaattttgacATTgtattttaactttagaaatttaatttcttcacttttcaaatttcaaaaacacGTCCAACTATTAACAatgctaaaattattttcttaaatttagactcattacaacgtcatttttaagttatattgctaccaagtgagtattcttttcatttcataatgtcatactaaaaattaaacaaaaaaattaataatgttaacaactagatctgatttttgaaaattgaaaagtaaatggattaaattttgaaaaataaaaatatatggactaaatactaaaattatgaaGAGTAAAGGGACCTATGATAgattttaacctttttacaaGGAGATTTAAGACTACAATAATTGGGTTTTCATGGTTGGCAACAGAATCTTTTATTAGGGTAAACTTTTAAAATCCAGTTGAATATGAACTAACACATTGAATTAGGATGTTTATGCATATGATGTCTCTGCAAATTAAGTCAACTTCAAACCTGTTCCAAATTCTAAGACAGCTAAGGATTTTTAATCACATTATCAAAACCTAAGATCCAATTTTCAAGGGGAAAATAAGTCGTTGAATGTATATGACTTGTAGTTGTAATGAAAGAATTTGTGTAAGTGATACGGTAGACtgaaattaaatggtaagttttatgatagtaaaaatataattttatcatttgaataatttatatttttataattttttaaaaagtaaattaaaattttatcatttttatgggggttaagtgtaattttacctttattaatttaaaactttaaaatttttaaagggattaaatGGTTTCCATTTTAAGGGGGCCGAGGCCTTGCTAGTCCCCTAGCTACACCCCTGTTTGAGAGATAAGGTTGGAGATATTAATTAAAGGACATTAAAGCggtaaaaatatcatggagACATTGAGATAAGATTGTATTTTGCttcctttatttaaaaaaaaaatgtaaattagtcttttttatattaaatcaaatagtaaactccttatttttattaaaaatttcatcattgttACTGTTAAAAAACTGGCATTGCTAACTGAATAACTAAATAGTTATACATGACGTCCATGTTTGCCTCATTCTGACTTTTATGgaccaaattttaatagtaaaatagataaaatttttaataaggaGACCAATTCattctttgatttaatatacAAGAATTAATTTTCCCAATATTTAAGTAGAAAGAGTAAAATGCAATCAGACTCATAATATAaaagcttatatatatatatgtatatattctaAATCCCaagttttatttacatttgaAAATTGGTTTGGTtagaaaaaatgtgaaaattttagtacaaaacagaagcTGTTTTATAGACATTGAGGTAAAGCTAGTGGTGTTGATGTAATAAACAGAAGCTGTTACATGGTCTCAGAAGGCCTCCAAAACAACTCTATTGGATCATAGTATATTCCAACCAGAAAAGGACTATAAAGTTAGATCAACAAATCCTCAtagtttttttcattaattttgattcaattcgtGATACTCTtcggaaaaaaataaataatccgAGTAACATAACGAGCATCTTAAGTGTGTCTGTATATAGTATCTTAAGTGTGTCTGCATAAGTATGCTGCAAAAGATCATTGTCAATGTCGATTCCCGACTTCTAGTCCCACTTAGTTCTAGCAACATCGAGAAGAAACTGATTCAAACGCTGGCCGAATGTCGTTGTTGAGAATGATTCGTTCACATGCTGCCTAGCCTGTTCTCCCATTCTCTTTGCCATCTCTGGGTCTTGAATGAATTTAGCCATAGCCAAAGCAAAGTCCTTCGGAGATGGATCACAAAGAAATCCGGTTTCCCCATTCTTAATTGTTTCCACTGGACCACCGCTGTTGCACGCTATGACAGGTTTGTGCGCTGCCATCGCCTCTAACGGAACGATGCCGAAGTGTTCATCCTGCATCGAATTGAAAATCTTCgtaaattattctttaatcgATGTTAACGATTCTTGAAAATGGTAGAAGGCAACATACTGTTGGCGTATAAAGGACACATAGGCATTCAGAGAGCAGAGAATTCCTTTCAGCTGTTGAGCACGATGTAACAAAATTAACCTGACCCGCCACTCCATTCCTCTCCGCTAAGCTTTTGAGCTCATCCAAGTACTCAACATTTTCCCGTAGACGTTTATCAAATCCACCTAAAAGAATAACGCGATGAAGAAATTCCATCCTCATAAAAAATCTTATCAGTGTCAGCATAAAATAATGGTAATACTTGTGTTAAAACGGGAAGGAACTTGCCGGCAATTGTCAAGTCTGCATCAGCAAAGTTCGAACCTCGATCAACATTTCCATCAAGGGTGCGAAGCATTGCAAAAGCAGAAACCGCTAATTCTATgttctttttcctttcaaacCGATTGATGGAGAGAAAATTCAACCTAATCAAAGGAACAAAAATATATCGTTCAGAAACGCACTTATGGCAGGAAGCTTCAGCTAATCAAAGAAACGTTAGATAACGGTTTAAACAATTTCCCGGGACCAAAAAAAAGGAGACGAATGGGTGTACAAGCATGTTGGTTACTTAAAAGAACAGGGCTTGTCGAACTGGTTCACATTAACTGCAGGGTGAAGAACGGCTGGCCTAATTCCTCGTGCATGGAGATGCTTAAATGTTTTTGCAAAGGTAGATGCAGTAAATCGGCTATTAACAAGTATCATATCTGCCATTCCTGAATTCCAATTTCCAAAACATAGCAGAAAAACCAAATCACGATGAACATTATATTCCATATCCTTATCCGTACAAAGAAACAACCAGTATACAGAACCAACCTGTTGTCAGTTCTTCTATAATATCGATAGGTTTTCGATATATCCTCCGCAACAAAGTTGTATGTTGAGCAAGTAAAAGATCCGGAAAATGACAATAGAATACAACctgaaaagaaaacaagtaCCGTGTGAGAGAGAACACGACAGATATTCTAGAAAACAATCGACTAAAGTTGATTTTATATACCTTGGTTGATCGTTTAAGCTTCAACAATGGGACGACAACAGAGACCTGGTCTGCTAGTATGACGTCGAACGAAGGCCACATGAACAGCACACAAAGTGCAACAAAAATGCAGCGAAGATATGCACATACAGCATGAAGGCGATAGAAAATATGTCGAGGCAGGAAGTCTCCGTACACAGTAACCGGAAAGATACCTGGATTTCCGAGACACGGTATAAATTGATTTCAGTTAGATCAATGAATTACTAAGAACAaacaaatttcaaacattttccCAATTTGCAGCATATCATCACATG from Gossypium raimondii isolate GPD5lz chromosome 1, ASM2569854v1, whole genome shotgun sequence harbors:
- the LOC105777281 gene encoding uncharacterized protein LOC105777281, with amino-acid sequence MERKKPTDSNSNSKLNIAIIHPDLGIGGAERLIVDAAVELASHGHNVHIFTAHHDKNRCFEETRAGIFPVTVYGDFLPRHIFYRLHAVCAYLRCIFVALCVLFMWPSFDVILADQVSVVVPLLKLKRSTKVVFYCHFPDLLLAQHTTLLRRIYRKPIDIIEELTTGMADMILVNSRFTASTFAKTFKHLHARGIRPAVLHPAVNVNQFDKPCSFKLNFLSINRFERKKNIELAVSAFAMLRTLDGNVDRGSNFADADLTIAGGFDKRLRENVEYLDELKSLAERNGVAGQVNFVTSCSTAERNSLLSECLCVLYTPTDEHFGIVPLEAMAAHKPVIACNSGGPVETIKNGETGFLCDPSPKDFALAMAKFIQDPEMAKRMGEQARQHVNESFSTTTFGQRLNQFLLDVARTKWD